Proteins encoded by one window of Bacillus rossius redtenbacheri isolate Brsri chromosome 14, Brsri_v3, whole genome shotgun sequence:
- the LOC134539099 gene encoding slit homolog 1 protein: MLLPLAWCLAAVLAWTNRALAICPTSCKCDDDTLVVTCVQANLDVIPITLNPSIQRLVLRGNRVRTVDSAFQFYSELQYVDLSDNQLVSVPARSFDAQRKLTELHLHHNKISFVSNRTFSGLRALTVLSLRRNFLEEFPDQLFASLSRLEELDLGQNRISRVDARAFAGLASLKILYLDDNQLKVVPTPAFALLGGLAELHLGLNGFARLPDDAFAGLAKLAVLDLSGAGLVNVSEHAFRGLPALRYLGLADNRLSAVPTRQLQGLARLEELYLGQNDLEALPAGAFRGLANLRKLDVSGAPLLTTVERGALQDNLNLETLVLSSNKRLAAVEEGALEGLPNLRHLVLRDNAFASFPETLAAWPELRRIDLAENPLECRCGLLWLRDLLARRNATQVLCAAPQHLKDRSLPALTDDELGCALHDTRQQAIIGALCGCAVAVLAALGFLAHRHRRRFQAAVKDYKWNNRAISRKEHEYQKTFSDEEYISRAAQPQPLKPVPVTEL; the protein is encoded by the coding sequence ATGCTGCTGCCGCTCGCGTGGTGCCTGGCCGCCGTCCTGGCGTGGACGAACCGCGCGCTCGCCATCTGCCCCACCAGCTGCAAGTGCGACGACGACACCCTGGTGGTGACCTGCGTGCAGGCCAACCTCGACGTCATCCCCATCACCTTGAACCCGTCCATCCAGCGGCTGGTTCTGCGCGGCAACCGCGTCCGCACCGTCGACTCGGCCTTCCAGTTCTACAGCGAGCTCCAGTACGTGGACCTGTCGGACAACCAGCTCGTTTCCGTGCCGGCGCGCAGCTTCGACGCGCAGAGGAAACTGACGGAGCTGCACCTGCACCACAACAAGATCTCGTTCGTGTCGAACCGCACCTTCTCCGGCCTGCGCGCGCTGACGGTGCTCAGCCTGCGGCGCAACTTCCTGGAGGAGTTCCCCGACCAGCTGTTCGCGTCGCTGTCGCGCCTGGAGGAGCTCGACCTGGGACAGAACAGGATCTCGCGCGTCGACGCGCGCGCCTTCGCCGGGCTGGCCTCGCTCAAGATCCTGTACCTGGACGACAACCAGCTGAAAGTCGTCCCCACGCCTGCCTTCGCGCTGCTCGGAGGGCTCGCCGAGTTGCACCTGGGGCTCAACGGCTTCGCGCGCCTGCCCGACGACGCGTTCGCCGGCCTCGCGAAGCTCGCCGTGCTCGACCTCAGCGGCGCCGGCCTCGTCAACGTGAGTGAGCACGCGTTCCGCGGCCTGCCGGCCTTGCGCTACCTGGGGCTCGCCGACAACAGGCTGTCTGCCGTGCCCACGAGGCAGCTGCAGGGGCTGGCGCGGCTCGAGGAGCTGTACCTGGGGCAGAACGACCTGGAGGCGCTCCCCGCAGGCGCGTTCCGCGGGCTAGCCAACCTGCGCAAGCTGGACGTGTCGGGCGCGCCCTTGCTGACCACCGTGGAGAGGGGCGCGCTGCAGGACAACCTGAACCTCGAGACGCTGGTGCTGAGCAGCAACAAGCGCCTGGCCGCCGTGGAAGAGGGCGCGCTGGAAGGGCTGCCCAACCTCCGGCACCTGGTGCTGCGCGACAACGCCTTCGCGTCGTTCCCCGAGACCCTGGCCGCGTGGCCCGAGCTGCGCAGGATCGACCTGGCGGAGAACCCTCTGGAGTGCCGCTGCGGCCTGCTCTGGCTGCGGGACCTCCTGGCGCGGCGCAACGCCACCCAGGTGCTGTGCGCGGCGCCGCAGCACCTCAAGGACCGCTCCCTGCCGGCGCTGACGGACGACGAGCTCGGCTGCGCCTTGCACGACACCCGGCAGCAGGCCATCATCGGCGCGCTTTGCGGCTGCGCGGTCGCCGTTCTCGCGGCGCTGGGGTTCCTAGCGCACCGCCACCGCCGGCGCTTCCAGGCCGCCGTCAAGGACTACAAGTGGAACAACCGCGCCATCAGCCGCAAGGAGCACGAGTACCAGAAGACCTTCTCCGACGAGGAGTACATCTCGCGCGCCGCCCAGCCGCAGCCGCTCAAGCCGGTGCCCGTGACGGAGCTGTAG